One Sphingomicrobium sp. XHP0239 DNA segment encodes these proteins:
- a CDS encoding methyl-accepting chemotaxis protein, translated as MSIMKHDDFTERYDLKRSLALYDPEGDLPVRARLLFDAIEGVEAEMAREFWRRYFLSPEVAEQANEAKIQKLAERIVPFIRQKFTAITDDGWTDQAREYVDNALQNGVSLSTLLAGLFCEVEAAYRAVREAAVSEEQTVMFARTLSEMQAIETDCFVHYAMALTRKQADLVQSRQAGEFNDQVMGVVQRCTAESSMLRERASKSATSTRGMLGKTSEVAAAAEQSATAMREAAQTAAGLIRAIEDARNEVENAADVATTAGNQAADAVASSEALSGHVATIEEILGLIRDIAGQTNLLALNATIEAARAGDAGRGFAVVAQEVKSLANQTAKATDDITSKIAAITSATRETVDCNASIKKTVEEVQSSAVRIREAMEQQAQTVTTITAAVDETALAADSMSSTIATIRADTEHVAKEIDGVEEGFDRFADEIHAFRDQTQTFVSRFAV; from the coding sequence ATGAGCATCATGAAACACGACGATTTCACCGAGCGCTACGACCTCAAGCGGAGCCTCGCGCTGTACGATCCGGAGGGCGACCTTCCCGTCCGCGCCCGGCTGCTGTTCGATGCCATCGAAGGGGTAGAGGCCGAGATGGCGCGCGAATTCTGGCGCCGCTATTTCCTGTCGCCCGAGGTCGCCGAACAGGCGAACGAGGCGAAGATCCAGAAGCTGGCCGAGCGCATCGTCCCCTTCATCCGCCAGAAATTCACCGCGATCACTGACGACGGCTGGACCGACCAGGCCCGCGAATATGTCGACAATGCGCTGCAGAACGGCGTGTCGCTTTCCACGTTGCTCGCAGGTTTGTTCTGCGAGGTCGAGGCGGCGTATCGCGCCGTCCGCGAGGCGGCGGTATCGGAAGAGCAAACGGTCATGTTCGCTCGCACCTTGTCCGAGATGCAGGCGATCGAGACCGACTGCTTCGTGCATTACGCCATGGCGCTGACCCGCAAGCAGGCGGATCTCGTCCAGTCGCGACAGGCGGGCGAATTCAACGACCAGGTGATGGGCGTGGTGCAGCGCTGCACCGCCGAAAGCAGCATGCTGCGCGAACGGGCGAGCAAGTCCGCGACCAGCACGCGCGGCATGCTGGGCAAGACCAGCGAGGTCGCCGCCGCCGCCGAACAGTCCGCCACTGCCATGCGCGAAGCCGCGCAGACCGCCGCGGGTCTCATCCGCGCCATCGAGGATGCGCGAAACGAGGTCGAGAACGCCGCCGACGTCGCCACCACGGCGGGCAACCAGGCCGCCGATGCGGTGGCCTCGTCCGAAGCGCTTTCGGGTCATGTCGCGACGATCGAGGAAATCCTCGGCCTCATTCGCGACATTGCGGGTCAGACCAACCTTCTCGCGCTCAACGCCACGATCGAGGCCGCGCGCGCGGGCGATGCGGGCCGCGGCTTCGCGGTCGTCGCGCAGGAAGTGAAGAGCCTTGCCAACCAGACAGCCAAGGCCACCGACGACATTACCAGCAAGATCGCCGCCATCACCTCCGCGACGCGCGAGACGGTCGACTGCAACGCCTCGATCAAGAAGACGGTCGAGGAAGTGCAGTCGAGCGCGGTGCGTATCCGCGAGGCGATGGAGCAGCAGGCGCAGACGGTCACCACCATTACCGCCGCGGTCGACGAAACCGCGCTGGCGGCCGATTCGATGAGCTCGACCATCGCGACGATCCGCGCCGATACCGAACATGTCGCCAAGGAGATCGACGGCGTCGAGGAAGGGTTCGATCGCTTTGCCGACGAGATCCACGCCTTCCGCGACCAGACGCAGACCTTCGTGTCGCGCTTCGCCGTCTAG
- a CDS encoding methyl-accepting chemotaxis protein, which produces MTQMPGSRIKALTPISEEQVAKRVDAYMADPAFPAAHAEVWPAMEGEILSAANRHYGDRGENFVKRLFDRPVGEDWIRDVAQIGIALFGEEESIPHWNVRRSKMTMDIMSSARRKFSDNPAMIGKMCDTVLTTMLYTADIILAQVAVCESREAAEERTVHGRLFQRKVKEISGAAGEKAQQMLHRADETATSARGMLGKTSEVASAAEQSAVAMREAAQTAAGLIRAIEDARSEVETAAQVATKAGDEAAKAVKTSEALSGHVATIEEILGLIRDIAGQTNLLALNATIEAARAGDAGRGFAVVAQEVKSLANQTAKATDDIAAKITAITAATHETVRSNASIRATVDDVQASADRIREAMEQQAQTVTTITAAVDETALAADSMSTTIASIRGETEQVASSIGKVKSDFDEFTAQIDGFSTASAEFATNVAA; this is translated from the coding sequence ATGACCCAGATGCCCGGCAGCAGAATCAAGGCGCTGACCCCGATCAGCGAGGAACAGGTCGCCAAGCGGGTCGATGCCTACATGGCCGACCCCGCATTCCCCGCCGCCCATGCCGAAGTCTGGCCCGCGATGGAGGGAGAGATCCTGTCGGCGGCCAACCGCCACTATGGAGACCGCGGCGAGAATTTCGTGAAGCGCCTGTTCGACCGACCCGTCGGCGAGGACTGGATCCGCGATGTCGCCCAGATCGGCATCGCCCTGTTCGGCGAGGAGGAATCGATCCCGCACTGGAATGTGCGCCGCTCGAAGATGACGATGGACATCATGTCCTCCGCCCGCCGCAAGTTCTCCGACAATCCGGCGATGATCGGCAAGATGTGCGACACGGTGCTGACCACCATGCTGTACACCGCCGACATCATCCTCGCGCAGGTGGCCGTCTGCGAAAGCCGCGAGGCGGCCGAGGAACGGACGGTCCACGGCCGCCTGTTCCAGCGCAAGGTGAAGGAAATCTCGGGGGCGGCGGGCGAAAAGGCCCAGCAGATGCTTCATCGTGCCGACGAGACCGCGACCAGCGCCCGTGGCATGTTGGGCAAGACCAGCGAAGTCGCATCGGCCGCCGAACAATCGGCGGTGGCGATGCGCGAGGCGGCCCAGACCGCGGCGGGTCTCATCCGCGCGATCGAGGATGCCCGTAGCGAGGTGGAAACCGCCGCGCAGGTCGCCACCAAGGCCGGCGACGAGGCCGCCAAGGCGGTCAAGACCAGCGAGGCGCTGTCGGGTCACGTCGCGACGATCGAGGAAATCCTCGGTCTCATCCGCGACATCGCGGGTCAGACCAACCTCCTCGCGCTCAACGCCACCATCGAGGCAGCGCGGGCGGGCGATGCGGGGCGCGGCTTCGCAGTGGTGGCGCAGGAAGTGAAGAGCCTTGCCAACCAGACCGCCAAGGCCACCGACGATATTGCCGCCAAAATCACCGCCATCACTGCCGCAACGCACGAGACGGTACGCTCCAACGCCTCGATCCGCGCCACCGTCGACGACGTCCAGGCCAGCGCCGATCGCATCCGCGAGGCGATGGAGCAGCAGGCCCAGACCGTCACCACCATCACGGCGGCGGTCGACGAGACTGCGCTTGCGGCGGATTCGATGTCGACGACGATCGCCTCGATCCGCGGCGAGACCGAACAGGTCGCCAGCTCGATCGGCAAGGTGAAGAGCGACTTCGACGAATTCACCGCTCAGATCGACGGCTTCTCCACGGCCAGCGCCGAATTCGCCACCAACGTCGCGGCCTGA
- a CDS encoding SDR family NAD(P)-dependent oxidoreductase yields the protein MNILLTGASRGIGAATLSLLRERGHTVAGQSTSGDDDLLEADFTDPTAGRHLWEAAFDRLDGRIDALVNNAGVFEPVEDKASDEEWDAVWDRSHQINLKASADLCRHAISHFRSRDGDSPGRIVNVASRAAYRGDSPRHWHYAAAKAGMIAMTKTIARGYARENILAFAVCPGFTMTGMAEDYLESRGGAKLLDDIPLGKVAQPEEIAETIRWLATDAPPSATGAIIDANGASFVR from the coding sequence ATGAACATTCTCCTCACCGGTGCCAGCCGCGGGATCGGCGCGGCCACACTCTCGCTGCTGCGTGAACGGGGTCATACCGTCGCGGGCCAGTCCACGTCGGGCGACGACGATCTGCTCGAGGCCGACTTCACCGACCCCACCGCCGGGCGGCACCTGTGGGAAGCCGCGTTCGACCGGCTCGACGGCCGCATCGACGCTCTCGTCAACAATGCGGGCGTGTTCGAACCGGTGGAGGACAAGGCCTCGGACGAGGAATGGGACGCGGTCTGGGATCGCAGCCACCAGATCAATCTCAAGGCCTCGGCCGATCTCTGCCGCCATGCGATCAGTCATTTCCGCAGCCGCGATGGCGACTCGCCGGGCCGCATCGTCAACGTCGCCAGCCGCGCCGCCTATCGTGGCGATTCGCCCAGGCACTGGCATTATGCCGCGGCCAAGGCGGGCATGATCGCGATGACCAAGACGATCGCACGCGGCTACGCCCGCGAAAATATTCTCGCATTCGCCGTCTGTCCGGGCTTCACCATGACCGGCATGGCGGAGGATTATCTGGAAAGCCGCGGCGGCGCGAAGTTGCTCGATGATATTCCGCTGGGCAAGGTGGCCCAGCCCGAAGAGATCGCCGAAACGATCCGGTGGCTGGCGACCGACGCCCCGCCCAGTGCGACCGGCGCGATCATCGACGCCAACGGCGCGAGTTTCGTGCGATGA
- a CDS encoding 50S ribosomal protein L11 methyltransferase, which produces MTYRATSACTRKEAERIAAEGDLVFAMCGEQPVLVVEEPDPDAPEQWRLHAYFEHEPEPQALVILSRMTEGGDPYVERLDDEDWVTLSQTGIEPIRAGRFHVHTPRYPPDDAEGVIDFTIEAGLAFGTGQHATTSGCLEALDRLEAAGKRFSNIADIGTGTGLLAFAAHRLWPRARIVASDIDPVAIETAEANASLNHIPVAEGAGRVLLLEARGLGHPLLARLKPFDLLIANILAGPLVDLAPGLSGALADGGTLVLSGLLDSQAERVAATYAKHGVTGTESEFGEWRVLTLEKG; this is translated from the coding sequence ATGACCTACCGCGCCACGTCCGCCTGCACCCGCAAGGAAGCCGAACGGATCGCGGCGGAAGGCGATCTCGTCTTCGCGATGTGCGGCGAGCAACCCGTTCTCGTCGTCGAGGAGCCCGACCCCGACGCGCCCGAACAATGGCGGCTCCACGCTTATTTCGAACATGAGCCCGAACCGCAGGCGCTCGTCATTCTGTCGCGGATGACCGAAGGAGGCGATCCTTACGTCGAGCGGCTCGACGACGAGGATTGGGTCACCCTCAGCCAGACGGGGATCGAACCGATTCGGGCGGGCCGCTTCCACGTCCACACCCCGCGCTATCCCCCCGACGATGCCGAGGGAGTGATCGACTTCACGATCGAGGCGGGACTGGCGTTCGGGACCGGGCAGCACGCCACCACATCGGGCTGCCTCGAAGCGCTCGACCGGCTCGAAGCGGCGGGCAAGAGATTTTCCAATATCGCCGACATCGGCACCGGCACCGGCCTCCTCGCCTTTGCCGCGCATCGCCTGTGGCCCCGTGCGAGGATCGTTGCCAGCGACATCGACCCCGTCGCAATCGAGACGGCGGAGGCCAATGCCTCGCTCAATCATATTCCCGTCGCGGAAGGCGCGGGACGTGTGCTGCTGCTCGAAGCCCGCGGCCTCGGCCACCCGCTGCTCGCGCGGCTCAAGCCGTTCGACCTCCTGATCGCGAACATTCTGGCCGGGCCGCTCGTCGATCTTGCCCCCGGCCTGTCCGGTGCGCTGGCCGATGGCGGGACGCTGGTTCTCTCCGGTCTACTCGACAGCCAGGCGGAGCGCGTCGCAGCCACCTACGCCAAACATGGCGTGACGGGAACGGAGTCGGAATTTGGAGAATGGCGAGTATTAACGCTCGAAAAAGGTTAA
- a CDS encoding septal ring lytic transglycosylase RlpA family protein encodes MTQSTIQLRKRDRFKRLFKRAEGGPRRRTRLAIYASVPAMAVAGFAPAEPVDAGDILSHELTLRSGDVMPADAVPVDFSTLAADEEETASAVVDTAALTPVGASYYGARFAGRPTANGERFDPSAMTAAHRTLPFGTMVEVTNTANGKTVTVRINDRGPFHGNRAIDLSRGAAEKIGMIASGHGTVTIRTIS; translated from the coding sequence ATGACCCAATCGACTATCCAGCTCCGCAAACGCGACCGCTTCAAGCGCCTTTTCAAGCGCGCCGAAGGCGGACCGCGTCGTCGCACACGCCTCGCGATCTACGCCAGCGTTCCCGCCATGGCGGTCGCCGGTTTCGCACCGGCCGAGCCCGTTGACGCCGGTGACATCCTTTCGCACGAACTGACGCTTCGCTCCGGCGACGTCATGCCCGCCGACGCAGTCCCGGTCGATTTCTCGACCCTCGCGGCGGACGAGGAAGAAACCGCATCCGCGGTCGTCGATACCGCCGCGCTGACCCCCGTGGGCGCAAGCTATTACGGCGCGCGTTTCGCGGGCCGCCCGACCGCCAATGGCGAACGGTTCGATCCGTCGGCGATGACCGCCGCGCATCGCACCCTGCCCTTCGGCACGATGGTCGAGGTGACCAATACCGCCAATGGCAAGACCGTCACCGTACGCATCAACGATCGTGGCCCCTTCCACGGAAATCGCGCCATCGACCTGTCGCGCGGCGCCGCGGAAAAGATCGGCATGATCGCCAGCGGTCACGGCACGGTCACGATCCGCACCATCAGCTAA
- the ligA gene encoding NAD-dependent DNA ligase LigA, with amino-acid sequence MVDASRLTEAEAANRLMRLAKQIAKADAAYHDRDDPIMDDAAYDALVAENRALEEAFPDLVREDSPSKRVGHVPSSPLSKVAHAEPMLSLDNGFADDDVREFVARVRRFLSLDAETEVALTAEPKIDGLSCSLRYEKGTLVLAATRGDGTVGEDVTPNARTIADIPQHLEHAPDVLEVRGEVYMAKDDFAELNARQEEAAGKIFANPRNAAAGSFRQKDPAVTAARPLRFFAHGWGAISDVPHDTQADMVAWFARLGFPIADHFQRCTSVDAALAVYRAIGEARAGLSYDIDGVVYKVDRLDWQARLGKVAKAPRWALAHKFPAEQAETTLEAIDIQVGRTGKLTPVGRLTPIGVGGVIVSNVTLHNFDEIDRLGVRPGDKVRVQRAGDVIPQIVANLSGGAGRDPYPRPETCPICDSEAVAEEGEVDIRCTGGLVCDAQRFERLKHFVSRGAMDVDGLGAKTLEDFLARGWVEKPSDIFTLRERRDDILALEGWKEKSVDNLLAAIDARRGFDAARFLFGLGIRHVGSVTARDLMKAFGTISALMETAGAEDALAQLSAIDGVGDVVAQAVIDFFHEPHNREEVERLIERAAPAPYAVEVAETAWSGKTIVFTGKLESVSRDEAKAQAERMGAKAAGSVSAKTDLLVAGPGAGSKLKKAEELGVQVMSEEEWLAEVSRA; translated from the coding sequence ATAGTGGACGCGAGCCGCCTCACCGAAGCGGAGGCGGCCAACCGGCTGATGCGGTTGGCCAAGCAGATCGCCAAGGCCGATGCCGCCTATCACGACCGTGACGATCCGATCATGGACGACGCGGCCTATGATGCGTTGGTCGCGGAGAACCGCGCACTGGAAGAGGCCTTCCCCGATCTCGTTCGAGAGGACAGCCCCTCGAAGCGGGTCGGGCATGTGCCCTCCTCACCCCTGTCGAAGGTCGCGCATGCCGAGCCGATGCTGAGCCTCGACAACGGGTTCGCCGACGATGACGTGCGCGAGTTCGTGGCGCGGGTGCGGCGGTTTCTGAGCCTCGATGCAGAAACGGAGGTCGCGCTGACCGCCGAACCGAAGATCGACGGCCTGTCCTGTTCGTTGCGGTACGAGAAGGGGACTTTGGTGCTGGCGGCGACGCGGGGTGACGGAACGGTCGGCGAGGATGTGACGCCCAACGCGCGGACGATCGCCGACATCCCGCAGCATCTCGAACATGCGCCCGACGTTCTGGAAGTCCGCGGCGAGGTCTACATGGCGAAGGACGACTTCGCGGAGCTGAACGCGCGGCAGGAAGAAGCGGCCGGCAAGATCTTCGCCAATCCGCGCAATGCGGCGGCGGGGAGTTTCCGGCAGAAGGATCCGGCAGTGACGGCGGCACGGCCGCTTCGCTTCTTCGCGCACGGCTGGGGCGCGATTTCGGACGTTCCTCACGATACGCAGGCCGATATGGTCGCATGGTTCGCGCGACTGGGTTTTCCCATCGCCGATCACTTCCAGCGCTGCACGAGCGTGGATGCTGCGTTGGCGGTCTATAGGGCGATCGGCGAAGCCCGAGCGGGGCTGAGCTACGATATCGACGGCGTGGTCTACAAGGTCGACCGGCTCGACTGGCAGGCGCGGCTGGGCAAGGTCGCCAAGGCGCCGCGCTGGGCGCTGGCGCACAAGTTTCCCGCCGAACAGGCTGAAACCACACTCGAAGCCATCGACATCCAGGTTGGGCGTACCGGTAAGCTGACGCCCGTGGGGCGGCTGACGCCGATCGGCGTGGGCGGCGTGATCGTGTCCAACGTCACGCTTCACAATTTCGACGAGATCGACCGGCTGGGGGTGCGCCCGGGCGACAAGGTGCGCGTCCAGCGCGCGGGCGACGTCATTCCGCAGATCGTCGCCAATCTGTCGGGCGGAGCGGGACGGGATCCCTATCCGCGCCCCGAGACCTGCCCGATCTGCGACAGCGAAGCGGTCGCCGAGGAAGGCGAGGTCGACATCCGCTGTACCGGCGGTCTGGTCTGCGACGCGCAGCGGTTCGAACGGTTGAAACATTTCGTCAGCCGCGGTGCGATGGACGTGGACGGACTGGGTGCCAAGACGCTGGAGGATTTCCTCGCCCGTGGGTGGGTCGAGAAACCGTCGGACATCTTCACGCTGCGCGAGCGCCGCGACGATATTCTCGCGCTGGAGGGCTGGAAGGAAAAGTCGGTCGACAATCTCTTGGCGGCGATCGACGCGCGGCGCGGGTTCGACGCCGCGCGCTTCCTGTTCGGGCTCGGCATCCGTCATGTCGGCAGCGTCACCGCGCGCGATCTGATGAAGGCGTTCGGGACGATTTCGGCGCTGATGGAAACGGCGGGGGCGGAAGATGCGCTGGCGCAGCTGTCGGCGATCGACGGGGTCGGCGATGTCGTGGCGCAGGCGGTCATCGACTTCTTCCACGAACCGCACAATCGCGAGGAGGTCGAACGGTTGATCGAGCGAGCGGCTCCTGCGCCTTACGCGGTCGAGGTGGCGGAAACCGCATGGTCGGGCAAGACCATCGTTTTCACCGGCAAGCTCGAAAGCGTGAGCCGCGACGAAGCCAAGGCGCAGGCCGAACGGATGGGCGCGAAGGCGGCGGGCAGCGTGTCGGCGAAGACCGATCTGCTGGTCGCCGGACCGGGCGCCGGATCGAAGCTGAAGAAAGCCGAAGAGCTCGGCGTGCAGGTGATGAGCGAGGAGGAGTGGCTGGCGGAAGTTTCTCGCGCCTGA
- a CDS encoding dienelactone hydrolase family protein: MNHTELEHSHDGRDLLHLAMDDGSGQARPGVVILPSFLNRGPVEQDYGQRLVDLGYSVLAADTMGKDKLGLDGGDSDDKQTAMDTMNDLIADRGTFVKQQQAILEFAKKLDSFDADKVAVMGFCFGGLCTLDLARSGADFQVAASFHGLLKVPNFTTEKVKPKVAVFHGWDDPMAPPADVVSLGQELTEQGACDWQIHAYGGVGHAFTNPQASKLDIDGVAHDETAATRSWDSFCDLIEATLR, translated from the coding sequence ATGAACCACACCGAACTCGAGCACAGCCATGACGGCCGCGATCTTCTGCACCTCGCGATGGACGACGGATCGGGACAGGCCCGGCCGGGCGTCGTCATTCTGCCGAGCTTCCTCAACCGTGGGCCGGTCGAGCAGGACTACGGTCAGCGGCTCGTCGATCTCGGCTATTCGGTGCTGGCGGCGGACACGATGGGCAAGGACAAGCTCGGCCTCGACGGGGGCGATTCCGACGACAAACAGACCGCGATGGACACGATGAACGATCTGATCGCGGACCGCGGCACCTTCGTGAAGCAGCAGCAGGCGATCCTCGAGTTCGCCAAAAAACTGGACAGTTTCGATGCCGACAAGGTCGCGGTGATGGGCTTTTGCTTCGGCGGGCTGTGCACGCTCGATCTTGCGCGGTCGGGCGCGGACTTCCAGGTCGCCGCGAGCTTCCACGGACTGTTGAAGGTGCCCAATTTCACGACCGAGAAGGTCAAACCCAAGGTCGCGGTCTTTCATGGCTGGGACGATCCGATGGCACCGCCCGCCGATGTCGTCAGCCTCGGCCAGGAACTGACCGAGCAGGGCGCGTGCGACTGGCAGATCCATGCCTATGGCGGGGTCGGCCACGCCTTTACCAACCCGCAGGCCAGCAAGCTCGACATCGACGGCGTGGCGCACGACGAAACCGCCGCGACGCGCAGCTGGGACAGCTTCTGCGACCTGATCGAGGCGACGCTGCGATAG
- the recN gene encoding DNA repair protein RecN, with protein sequence MLTRLAIRNVVLVEKLAIEFQAGLGVLTGETGAGKSILLDSLGLALGQRADARLVRDGAEEANVTAEVEVAPGHSAFGTLEEAGVEADPGEPLLLQRRLKADGGSSGRLMGQAAPARVMREVGETLVEIHGQHADRGLLDAGSHRAMLDAFGQLDTRSVTARWERLSTLRREHSELKGKAEAAAADREWLDHAIEEIDALHPEAGEEEELAELRQRHKDAARIEHELADLEPLLSGGDGALSQMRQAARAFSRVHDVHDDLAKALAAIDRAIIEADEAERLFEHAKADLVHNPEVLDDAEERLFALRGMARKHRTTVDELPALLTELNDRREAIETGSQRLAEIESAIVVAEAAYDEAADALSAAREEAAARLDARVADELEPLKLGAARFVTELSPADAGPQGIDRVEFTISTNPGSPFGPLGKIASGGELSRFLLALRVALAEVGGAGTIIFDEIDRGVGGAVASAIGERLARLADKHQVLVVTHSPQVAARAAHHYRISKTVDDGVTRTTVEKLDETERREEIARMLSGAAITDEARAAAAKLMEAA encoded by the coding sequence ATGCTCACCCGGCTCGCCATCCGCAACGTCGTGCTCGTCGAGAAACTCGCGATCGAGTTTCAGGCGGGGCTCGGCGTGCTGACGGGCGAGACGGGGGCGGGCAAATCCATCCTGCTCGACAGTCTCGGACTGGCGCTCGGCCAGCGGGCCGATGCGCGGCTGGTCCGCGACGGGGCCGAGGAGGCGAACGTGACCGCCGAGGTCGAGGTGGCACCGGGCCATTCCGCCTTCGGCACGCTAGAGGAAGCAGGGGTGGAAGCCGATCCGGGCGAACCCTTGCTGCTGCAACGACGATTGAAGGCGGACGGCGGTTCGTCGGGGAGACTGATGGGGCAGGCGGCGCCCGCGCGCGTGATGCGCGAGGTCGGCGAGACGCTGGTCGAGATTCACGGGCAGCATGCCGATCGCGGGCTGCTGGATGCCGGGTCGCACCGGGCGATGCTCGATGCGTTCGGTCAGCTCGATACCCGATCGGTCACCGCGCGGTGGGAGCGTCTGTCGACGCTGCGCCGCGAACATTCCGAACTGAAAGGGAAGGCAGAGGCGGCGGCGGCGGATCGCGAATGGCTCGACCATGCGATCGAGGAGATCGACGCGCTGCATCCCGAAGCGGGCGAGGAAGAAGAGCTTGCCGAGCTTCGCCAGCGGCACAAGGATGCCGCGCGCATCGAACATGAACTGGCGGACCTCGAGCCGCTGCTGTCCGGCGGCGACGGGGCCTTGTCGCAGATGCGGCAGGCGGCACGCGCCTTCAGCCGGGTGCACGACGTCCATGACGATTTGGCCAAGGCGCTGGCGGCGATCGACCGCGCGATCATCGAGGCGGACGAGGCGGAGCGACTGTTCGAGCATGCGAAGGCCGATCTGGTCCACAATCCCGAGGTTCTCGACGATGCGGAGGAGCGGCTGTTCGCTCTGCGTGGCATGGCGCGCAAGCACCGGACGACGGTCGACGAGCTTCCTGCGCTGCTGACGGAATTGAACGACCGGCGCGAGGCGATCGAGACGGGCTCGCAGCGATTGGCGGAGATCGAGTCGGCAATCGTGGTTGCCGAAGCGGCGTACGACGAGGCAGCGGACGCATTGTCGGCAGCACGCGAGGAAGCGGCAGCGCGGCTCGATGCGCGGGTCGCGGACGAGCTGGAGCCGCTCAAGCTGGGGGCGGCGCGGTTCGTGACCGAACTCAGCCCCGCCGACGCCGGCCCGCAGGGGATCGACCGCGTCGAGTTCACCATTTCGACCAACCCCGGATCGCCGTTCGGCCCACTGGGAAAGATCGCGTCGGGCGGCGAGCTGTCGCGCTTCCTCTTGGCGCTGCGCGTTGCGCTCGCCGAGGTTGGCGGGGCGGGGACGATCATCTTCGACGAGATCGATCGCGGCGTGGGGGGTGCCGTCGCCAGCGCCATCGGCGAGCGGCTCGCGCGGTTGGCGGACAAGCATCAGGTGCTGGTGGTCACACACTCGCCGCAGGTCGCTGCGCGGGCCGCACATCATTATCGCATCAGCAAGACGGTCGATGACGGCGTGACCCGCACGACGGTCGAGAAGCTCGACGAGACGGAACGGCGCGAGGAGATCGCACGTATGCTTTCGGGAGCCGCGATCACCGATGAAGCCCGGGCGGCGGCAGCGAAACTGATGGAGGCGGCGTGA
- a CDS encoding outer membrane protein assembly factor BamD, translating into MVKKHFIRGLMAAACILPLAACAGGGGSAANRAIDTNYVARDVNTLYTLAKENLDRGSYSRAALVFAEVERQHPYSIWARRAQLMGAFAHYQANDYAEAIGAANRFLAIHPGNKDAPYANYLIAMSYYNQIEDVSRDQRITEQARDVFGELVRRYPNSRYAADARIKIDLVNDQLAGKEMEVGRFYQDTRRWIPATIRFQNVVDDYQTTAHVPEALHRLVESYLALGVTTEAQKAAAVLGASYPDSEWYERSYQLMRRYNADQT; encoded by the coding sequence ATGGTCAAAAAGCATTTCATCCGGGGCCTGATGGCCGCCGCCTGCATCCTGCCGCTCGCCGCCTGTGCGGGCGGGGGTGGATCCGCCGCCAATCGCGCGATCGACACCAACTATGTCGCCCGCGACGTCAACACGCTCTATACGCTGGCGAAGGAAAACCTCGACCGCGGAAGCTACAGCCGGGCGGCGCTGGTCTTCGCCGAGGTCGAGCGCCAGCATCCCTATTCGATCTGGGCGCGGCGTGCGCAGCTGATGGGGGCCTTCGCCCACTATCAGGCCAACGATTATGCCGAGGCGATCGGCGCGGCCAACCGCTTCCTGGCGATCCATCCGGGCAACAAGGACGCGCCCTACGCCAACTATCTCATCGCGATGAGCTACTACAACCAGATCGAGGACGTCAGCCGCGATCAGCGCATCACCGAACAGGCGCGCGACGTGTTCGGCGAACTGGTTCGCCGCTACCCCAACAGCCGCTACGCTGCCGATGCGCGGATCAAGATCGACCTCGTCAACGACCAGCTGGCGGGCAAGGAAATGGAAGTCGGGCGCTTCTATCAGGACACGCGCCGCTGGATCCCCGCGACGATCCGCTTCCAGAACGTGGTCGACGACTACCAGACCACCGCGCACGTTCCCGAAGCGCTGCACCGTCTCGTCGAAAGCTATCTGGCGCTGGGCGTCACGACCGAGGCGCAGAAGGCCGCAGCGGTGCTGGGTGCCAGCTATCCCGACAGCGAGTGGTACGAGCGCAGCTATCAGTTGATGCGGCGATACAACGCCGACCAGACGTAG